The nucleotide window TGGCTTACCACTTCATTCTTCGTTTTGAGAAGGACCTTCTATGGACTACACGCGGGCAGCCTTTTACGGCGGCAAGCATTCTGTGCGACCTGTGGTCCACGGCAAACCCCGGGGAAAACGAGGAACGCAGAGCCTATTTCGAACAGGTTGCCATTCTTGCGAGTTCTTTGTACAGCGAGGTAGCTGATGAGCAAGACACTCAAGATACTCCTCAGGGACTTACCGACGATAGGTTGCTAGCGGCGCATGCATTTCTCAAACCTATACAGCGAGAGTTGTTGGAGCGAGGAACTGATTCTGGGGAAGGAAGCCCTCTGGAAAAAATTGCGAAAGCAATGAATGAAGGGCCACTTTCAATGTTCTCAACGAGCGCGCAGACGGGGCAAAGTAAGCTGCGTCGCAAGTCTATTCCTAATGACGACACAGCGCGGTCAAGAGCGCTCGGACTGGCGTTGCTAACCAATGTTGTGTTGTCTACTTTCGGCTACCTGGTGAGAAATCAGCCAGCTGTTGAAGATGACTTCAAGCTAGCGCCAGATAGTATCTTCAACACAGCACGACGCTTCATGATGCACTACGGTGCGATCATTCCTCGGCCTCTTTATGGCACGGTATTCGGGCTGCTGTTTGAACAAGGGGCAGACGAAAATGCGGGTGGGGCGCTGAAACTAGTAAACCACCTAGGCGTTGGTCGATACCTACTCACGAACTTTCACAGACTTATCCAAAAGGAAGGACAAGCTGGGCCGCATGTATTGCTCATGTCTGGTACAAGTTGGGCGGGCGGAGAGGCTGCTGATGCCTCGCCTAGATACGACGTCCAATCCCCTGTTGTAGGTATCTTGCGCCAGCCTACCGCTGAACTTCAAGCTCTAGAAAATAGTATTTACGAATTCGTCTCCCTAAGTGATACACCAATCCCTGTTTCCGGCTGCCCTTCCGATGTGCGGCGTGACAACCTTCGGCGAATAGCCCGCTTGCTGGGGCAAAGCAATCCAGCGGGAACGAGGCTGGAGCAAAAGTGGAAGGTCTTAGAGCAATCGTGGGGCGCCGGCTCTCTCATCAATAGGCGCAAAGCGTTGTTGGTTGTCAGCAACTACCGAGATGCGCGGGTTGTGGCCAATGCATTGATGACGGCGGCGGGTGTAAAGCACACGGTCTACTGCCTCGTTGCCGATTCAGTCGCCAAGGCAGACGGCTTTGCCCATGAACAGGCGAAAGAAGCTGAGGCGTACGGCCAGAATCTCGTTTTGCTCCCGCGTTCACGGGTTGAGACTTTCGGGGATGCTCCAGATGGGGCTATCTTGATCGCGCCCATCGGGCCAATTTCACGAGGTCACAACATTGTGCGAAGTGACGGGTGTGCCGCTATCAGCACCATCTATTTTTTGCATAGGCCACATCCTCGTCCCGACGATATCCAAAGCATTGTTGGTTGTGTGAACCGCTTCACCATGGAATGGATCAATAAATCGCGTCCAGGACAGGACTCGATTTCAACGGCGGGGAAGACCTTTGAACGAAAGGCCAGGTTCGCCCTGGATGATGGGTTTGCGCTGCGGCGTTCATTCAGCATTATGCCGGCTCGTGCCCGCACCCAATACAGTTGGGACCTTATTACGCAACTCTGGCAAACCATTGGGCGGGGTATTCGCGGAGGAGTGCCCGTGTATGTCGGTTTTGTCGATGAGCGGTTTGCTCCACAAACCTTTGCCGGCAATCCGAACGCAGAAACTCAAGCTTCCAGTTGTCTGATGGCATGCATGAGAACCCTTGATACGGCAATGCACTCGCAAGAAGTACGCGATCTGGCATCTCGGCTCTATCAGCCGTTTTTACAAGGACTTCAGCAACTCTTTCCGTTGGCAAAACGAGGGTAACTTCATGGCAGACATCATCACCCCATACTTATTCGAACTGAACATGGAACAGCTGCGCGAAAAGCAGCTAGTCTCATACGTCATGCCAGTAAGGGCGTACGAGGCAATTAAATCTGCTCAAAGCAAACTGGCACATCAGAATATTGACCTCCGTGGTTTAGAAGCCGTGCTGGCGTGGGTCGCTCCATGTGTCGATCTGTTTGAAATTCGCAGGATTGACATCAGCAATCCTGGTCGTTCATTGCACCTGTGGATTTACGCTCCTGAGTCTCCTCTGGATAAGGTCAAAGTGGAAGTTTTGAATGCCTTGAGCATTTGGTTAGGACTTACGCTTAGCGTGGAGCGCTCGGAAGAGGTTCTTGAAATTCTGAAGGATGAGCGATCGACCAAATCTGCCTGGCACGATCTGTCAATCGATCTAAGCTTGGTGCAAGGGGCGGCGTGCCCAGTGCCCAAAGACCGCCGTCTCTACGACTTGATTGCGGTATTGGCAAGTCGTGGACTGGAGGGAAAGGTGCTTGACGATAGTCGGGACTCGTCACGGATCCTATTACCAGCTGGTCCGGGAGAGTCTCTGTACGGAGGGAAAACACTTTTAGGCTACAGGCCGCACCCTGTCGAATCACGTAAGACAGGTGATGTCCGTGGGTACTGGACGGAAGCGCTCAAAGTCTCGGCGCTTTCCACACCGGAGCAGCAACGGCTCCGCGTGGCGGTCAGCGTATCCATTCGCAATTACATGCCAATTCATCCCGCATCGTTTAAGCCAGATGGGTCAAGGTATCTTGATGTGTTCCTAACCCCGGACGCTTTTTTTACGAAAGGCTCAGAACGAGTGCGCGCACTCCAAGTGTCGCTTAAGCAGGACGAAGTAAATGTGCTCTTGGGGAAAAGCGATGCACAAGGGGGGCGCTCGCTACCTGTACTGCGCAAAATCCTGTCGCTAACCGGTGTAAATGAGGCATCTCTCGCCACTGACAAAGGTCTCTTGGGCGCAGTGATTGACCGGAAGGTCTCCATATATCCACGAGCAGGTGCGTACCATGGAGATAAGAATCTGCCCGGAGAAACAGGAGTAGGAATACCTGAGCGAAAAGCGTACTTCAAATTTCTTGAGGAGCATCTCGGTGGCATTGGATTTGCCCCCGTTTCATTAGAGCGAAAGACTCCTCCACGCGCGTCACACTACGCAAATATCAGCAAAACCGAGAATCAGACGGACTCGCTGACCCGGCAAATTCTTAAGGAAATCGTGGCCTTGAATAGCGGAGAGACGCTTCATGTAGCACTCTTTTCTACTAGGACCTCGGCCTTGTCAGAAACGAACGCTGCTCTGAACTTACTTCTTGGGGAAGCTTCTTCAATTGTGGAGAATGAGCGCACTTACGCATGTGGATTGAAAGTGGTGATTCACCCTCTGCCCGCCGGTCCGCTTATATCGTGGCTAGATGATCCTAAAGAGGCATCTGCGAAATTTGCGGTTGGGCTGCCCAAGGCCAAGCGCGTGCAGATCGAGCGAGATGCCATTCGCAAGGCAACGCTAAAACGTCAGTCGGAATTGGATGCGCA belongs to Rhodoferax saidenbachensis and includes:
- a CDS encoding RNaseH domain-containing protein, which encodes MADIITPYLFELNMEQLREKQLVSYVMPVRAYEAIKSAQSKLAHQNIDLRGLEAVLAWVAPCVDLFEIRRIDISNPGRSLHLWIYAPESPLDKVKVEVLNALSIWLGLTLSVERSEEVLEILKDERSTKSAWHDLSIDLSLVQGAACPVPKDRRLYDLIAVLASRGLEGKVLDDSRDSSRILLPAGPGESLYGGKTLLGYRPHPVESRKTGDVRGYWTEALKVSALSTPEQQRLRVAVSVSIRNYMPIHPASFKPDGSRYLDVFLTPDAFFTKGSERVRALQVSLKQDEVNVLLGKSDAQGGRSLPVLRKILSLTGVNEASLATDKGLLGAVIDRKVSIYPRAGAYHGDKNLPGETGVGIPERKAYFKFLEEHLGGIGFAPVSLERKTPPRASHYANISKTENQTDSLTRQILKEIVALNSGETLHVALFSTRTSALSETNAALNLLLGEASSIVENERTYACGLKVVIHPLPAGPLISWLDDPKEASAKFAVGLPKAKRVQIERDAIRKATLKRQSELDAHLSAHIANKQGVWLALVEMDEKLRDEPERDPYVLVYQALARRDVLAQVVLFDPEERERFRLAPSEEDDPHPHKLRSALRDLLRALGVVYVDSESVPENTSLQAWWIVNLNSKRFERQPGARKDGAVLPVVVEYVNGRLMALFPDRMGAQNWKPYARAMLALYSEDYENTSDMRDDQLKTYIGQFFGSLSAQTAKTLSFCDASNIRKYVPQLGNGAMQLGELKMGGVGAAAATAVLRDGGAGTVVRLLTDTDKSPTYLVADNKTGIATGIFAEPNSNRTFWLSRGLPMPLQKSGAIRVANQQSRFAEEDVPANLKARRFPSLSEICIVVLGRDEDARNVAGLTRKAMELHASTDDTTILPFPLHEACLLGESLR